From Oceaniferula marina, a single genomic window includes:
- a CDS encoding ABC transporter substrate-binding protein, whose product MNHSPVRTKPSAGAIMVSALVVLMFVGSYWARLCLAPAVSQSEAAETASVSSSDPQRLVGLAPSTVEVLYELGLGERVVGVSRYCTYPPEAMEKPKIAGFVDVDFERLVTLQPDCVVMVDSQHSLQGKFDQLGIRTISAEHASVDGIIQSFRKIGKACGKGPEAMAKADRMQEHVDRIRNRYADKEHPRVLVCIERDPDSPRPDRVIAAGSGGFHRELIEIAGGVNAYQGDIAYPVLSREKLLHLNPDVIIDLVRDETYEKYKERQLLKQWYAFGELNAVKNRRVVIIAGNQHLIPGPRFLKTLDAMAEAIHPN is encoded by the coding sequence ATGAATCATTCCCCCGTCAGAACCAAACCAAGTGCAGGTGCCATAATGGTGTCCGCCTTGGTGGTATTGATGTTTGTTGGTAGTTACTGGGCGAGGCTTTGTTTGGCTCCCGCGGTGAGCCAATCGGAGGCTGCTGAAACGGCAAGTGTCTCATCCTCCGATCCGCAGCGACTTGTTGGATTGGCTCCGAGCACGGTGGAGGTTCTTTATGAGTTGGGCTTGGGTGAGCGCGTGGTGGGAGTATCTCGCTACTGTACCTACCCGCCGGAGGCCATGGAGAAGCCTAAGATCGCGGGCTTTGTCGATGTGGATTTTGAACGATTGGTCACCTTGCAGCCCGATTGCGTGGTGATGGTGGATAGCCAACACAGTCTCCAAGGGAAATTTGATCAGTTGGGGATACGCACAATCAGTGCCGAGCATGCGAGTGTGGACGGCATTATTCAGTCGTTCCGAAAAATTGGCAAAGCCTGCGGCAAGGGGCCGGAGGCAATGGCGAAGGCCGACCGCATGCAGGAGCACGTCGATCGCATTCGCAATCGATATGCTGACAAGGAGCATCCACGGGTCTTGGTTTGCATTGAGCGAGATCCGGATTCGCCACGGCCCGACAGGGTGATCGCAGCAGGGAGTGGTGGATTTCACCGGGAATTGATCGAAATTGCCGGTGGAGTGAACGCCTATCAGGGGGACATCGCCTATCCGGTTTTGTCACGGGAGAAGCTCTTGCATTTGAATCCGGATGTGATCATTGATCTGGTTCGGGATGAAACCTATGAAAAATACAAGGAGCGCCAGTTGTTGAAGCAGTGGTATGCCTTTGGTGAGTTGAATGCGGTGAAAAATCGACGGGTTGTGATCATTGCCGGTAATCAGCATTTGATTCCAGGGCCTAGGTTTTTGAAGACCTTGGATGCCATGGCAGAGGCCATCCATCCGAATTAA
- a CDS encoding FecCD family ABC transporter permease, with the protein MLLRSQKVIAAVLLLLVAATLMGAPWVGSHSLDSSVLSKPGSSDLDAIIFWQIRVPRVLLSFLAGVGLSLGGVVFQAMFRNPLATPFTLGVAGGASFGVALWVHLGISFSLLGVSGVSLAALLGAMLSIVLLYGIAKASGKLSPMTMLLGGVAISFFFSSLIMLLQYLMDAGNSFRVIHWLMGDMGRADADSVLQVFPFVGSGALIAMVLRRELNLLTVSDDLAASRGVNVEQVRVVLFFAVSLMVAGIITVCGPIGFVGIMAPHICRLIVGANHRILVPCAALFGGVFLTLCDTVARSVTDSAEIPVGVVTALLGGPFFLWLLFRNGERRQL; encoded by the coding sequence ATGTTGCTACGTTCCCAGAAGGTGATTGCCGCGGTGTTGCTACTCTTGGTGGCTGCCACTTTGATGGGGGCTCCCTGGGTGGGTAGTCATTCCTTGGATAGTTCGGTGTTGTCGAAACCGGGGAGCTCTGACCTTGATGCCATTATTTTTTGGCAAATCCGGGTGCCTCGGGTCTTGCTTTCTTTTTTAGCTGGAGTCGGGCTTTCCTTAGGAGGTGTGGTTTTTCAAGCGATGTTTCGTAACCCGCTGGCGACTCCTTTTACCCTGGGGGTTGCAGGTGGGGCATCGTTCGGGGTGGCGCTATGGGTGCATCTGGGGATTAGTTTTTCGTTGCTCGGGGTCTCGGGTGTTTCATTGGCTGCTTTGTTGGGAGCCATGTTATCGATCGTTCTGTTGTATGGTATTGCCAAGGCCTCGGGAAAACTATCACCGATGACGATGTTGCTCGGCGGGGTGGCGATCAGCTTCTTTTTCTCCAGTCTGATTATGCTGCTGCAGTATCTGATGGATGCTGGCAACTCCTTCCGGGTGATTCACTGGCTGATGGGAGACATGGGTCGGGCGGATGCCGACTCGGTGCTGCAGGTGTTTCCCTTTGTTGGTAGTGGTGCCTTGATTGCGATGGTGTTGCGCCGGGAGTTGAATTTGTTGACGGTGAGTGATGATCTGGCTGCGAGCCGCGGGGTGAATGTCGAGCAAGTTCGGGTGGTCTTATTTTTTGCTGTGTCGCTGATGGTGGCCGGGATTATCACCGTGTGTGGCCCGATCGGTTTTGTCGGCATTATGGCCCCGCATATCTGTCGATTGATCGTAGGGGCCAATCATCGGATTCTGGTTCCTTGTGCTGCCTTGTTCGGAGGGGTGTTCCTTACCCTCTGTGATACGGTGGCGCGCAGTGTGACGGACTCGGCAGAGATTCCTGTGGGCGTGGTGACGGCTTTACTTGGTGGACCGTTTTTCCTTTGGCTGCTGTTCCGGAATGGTGAGCGTCGACAGCTCTAA
- a CDS encoding type IV pilus twitching motility protein PilT — translation MHALIDRLAEKAFESGATDLFLSEGEVPRIRLDNVITPLDHPAVPRETMETFWRSCHADPETTTEKDISHVIPEGKRLRVNLYRSLGLLAAVLRPIKNEIPSLTELGLPENLITQWFNQNAGFILVTGPTGSGKSTTVASALQWVNHHLTKHIVTIEDPIEYLFANQHSYFSQRELHADTPSFGSALRASMRQSPDIIFVGEIRDEETAKVCLQAAETGHLVVATLHSSGVTDSLERLSNLFPAEERSGLLKLLSQHLTGILSQQLLPRSEEGLFLAIEHLQNEAGTRKWIEEANLAEISDHMNRGDNAANCSFVRYLVAASEQGFISAEVARKASPNAQDFDRFLRGIS, via the coding sequence ATGCACGCACTCATCGACCGACTTGCCGAAAAGGCATTTGAATCCGGGGCCACCGACCTGTTCCTCTCTGAGGGGGAAGTCCCCAGGATCCGCTTGGACAATGTCATCACCCCGCTCGACCACCCAGCAGTCCCGCGGGAAACCATGGAAACCTTCTGGCGAAGCTGCCATGCAGACCCCGAAACAACCACGGAAAAAGACATCAGCCACGTGATCCCCGAAGGCAAACGCCTACGCGTTAACCTCTACCGTTCACTCGGGCTGCTCGCCGCCGTACTACGCCCGATCAAAAATGAAATCCCGAGCCTGACCGAACTCGGACTCCCGGAAAACCTCATCACCCAATGGTTCAACCAAAACGCCGGATTCATTCTCGTCACCGGCCCAACCGGATCGGGAAAATCCACCACCGTCGCTTCCGCTCTCCAATGGGTCAACCATCACTTGACCAAACACATTGTCACCATCGAAGACCCGATCGAATATCTGTTTGCCAATCAACACAGCTACTTTTCCCAACGAGAACTACACGCCGACACCCCATCGTTTGGTTCCGCATTGCGTGCATCCATGAGACAAAGTCCGGACATCATCTTCGTCGGTGAAATTCGTGATGAAGAAACAGCCAAAGTTTGTTTGCAGGCCGCAGAAACCGGCCACCTGGTCGTCGCCACCTTGCATAGCTCCGGTGTAACAGACAGTCTGGAGCGCTTATCCAACCTGTTCCCAGCCGAAGAACGGAGCGGATTACTCAAGCTTCTCTCCCAACATCTAACAGGCATCCTATCCCAACAACTTCTACCCCGCAGCGAGGAGGGTCTTTTTCTTGCGATTGAGCACCTGCAAAACGAAGCAGGCACGCGCAAATGGATCGAAGAAGCCAATCTGGCCGAAATCTCCGACCACATGAACCGCGGGGATAATGCCGCCAATTGTTCCTTCGTGCGTTACCTCGTAGCGGCAAGCGAACAAGGGTTTATTTCTGCGGAAGTCGCGCGCAAGGCGTCACCGAACGCCCAGGACTTCGACCGTTTTCTGCGAGGCATCTCCTAA
- a CDS encoding ABC transporter substrate-binding protein, translating into MKKKVHVELLDYSFELSGAPQRVVSLVSSASEAMDRMGMIDRVVGVSEYCERYIPDLNAPVVGQYLNCDLEQLKALQPDLILITSGIQLKLGRKLAKEGLPVYVLPLPHSFFGMLENNRILGGVLDELEKSRILSAEMLAQAQRLQAANRGTRPKIYVELWLGRHMRAVGGMTFIQDLVEMAGGDLLFGNRAEGYFTPDFEEVARMRPDIHLFFHEPEYLVDPAALVAERGWNASTPVIVSTVDCGRNMIQEGPSFLQTVEWLQKEIVAC; encoded by the coding sequence ATGAAGAAGAAAGTGCACGTTGAATTACTCGATTATTCATTTGAATTGTCGGGAGCACCACAGCGCGTGGTTAGTCTGGTGTCATCGGCGAGTGAAGCCATGGACCGGATGGGCATGATCGATCGAGTGGTCGGTGTGTCTGAATATTGTGAGCGTTACATTCCGGATCTGAACGCCCCGGTTGTGGGCCAGTACTTGAACTGTGATTTGGAACAGTTGAAGGCACTTCAGCCCGACCTGATCCTGATCACCTCCGGGATTCAGTTGAAGTTAGGCCGGAAGTTGGCGAAAGAGGGGCTGCCAGTCTATGTGCTTCCCTTGCCTCATAGCTTCTTCGGGATGCTCGAGAATAATCGAATTCTCGGCGGGGTCTTGGATGAGTTGGAAAAATCGAGGATTTTGTCGGCTGAGATGTTGGCACAGGCGCAGCGCTTGCAAGCGGCGAATCGAGGGACTCGTCCGAAAATCTACGTGGAGCTTTGGCTGGGAAGGCATATGCGTGCTGTCGGAGGTATGACCTTTATCCAGGATTTGGTCGAGATGGCGGGAGGGGACTTACTTTTTGGGAATCGGGCCGAAGGATATTTCACCCCTGATTTTGAAGAAGTGGCCCGGATGCGGCCGGATATTCATTTGTTTTTCCATGAACCTGAATATTTGGTGGATCCAGCGGCCTTGGTCGCGGAGCGAGGGTGGAACGCATCCACTCCGGTGATTGTGTCCACCGTGGATTGTGGGCGAAATATGATTCAGGAAGGGCCCAGTTTTTTACAAACCGTCGAGTGGCTGCAAAAAGAGATAGTTGCTTGTTAG
- a CDS encoding DMT family transporter — MSSRYFQLQFLVLILAFTAILGRLITLPAPLLVLWRTALAAIIMFIWLAASRRAPLTMPRKKMLSACGVGIILGLHWMTFFGSIQLANISVCLAGMASTSLFTALSEPLLDRRKPCWKEILLGLMIVPGLAMVAGASWDHAAGLGCALVSAFLASLFPVLNRKLTLAGQAPQTITLYELISACGTCLIAVLCIGDLRISQMPSSSDWLWLLILSGVCTVWAFSFHIHLLRYFTAFTTNLAVNFEPVYGILLAALLFQEYHELNPMFYFGALCIIAANILHVFIGKKTPESGAGELPLNK; from the coding sequence ATGTCATCGCGCTATTTCCAACTCCAGTTTCTGGTCCTGATTCTCGCCTTCACCGCCATCCTGGGTCGGCTGATCACCCTACCCGCTCCCTTGTTGGTTCTCTGGAGGACCGCTCTGGCGGCCATCATCATGTTCATCTGGCTGGCCGCCTCCCGCCGAGCCCCCTTGACCATGCCTCGTAAAAAGATGCTCAGTGCCTGCGGCGTCGGCATCATCCTGGGGCTGCACTGGATGACCTTTTTTGGTAGTATCCAACTGGCGAACATCTCCGTCTGCCTGGCCGGCATGGCAAGCACCTCGCTTTTTACCGCTCTGAGCGAACCACTTCTCGACCGACGTAAGCCATGCTGGAAAGAAATCCTTCTGGGACTCATGATTGTCCCCGGGCTGGCGATGGTAGCTGGAGCTTCATGGGACCACGCCGCAGGACTCGGCTGCGCGCTCGTCTCCGCATTTCTTGCCTCCCTCTTTCCGGTCCTCAACCGAAAACTCACGCTCGCAGGGCAAGCACCACAAACCATCACCCTCTACGAGCTTATTTCCGCCTGCGGCACCTGCCTGATTGCGGTGCTCTGCATCGGTGATCTGAGGATCAGCCAGATGCCAAGCTCCAGCGACTGGCTCTGGTTACTGATCCTATCAGGCGTATGCACCGTCTGGGCCTTTTCCTTTCATATCCACTTGCTCCGCTATTTCACCGCCTTCACCACCAATCTGGCGGTCAATTTCGAGCCGGTCTACGGGATTCTACTGGCCGCCTTGCTGTTCCAGGAATACCACGAACTCAATCCGATGTTTTACTTCGGAGCACTCTGCATCATCGCGGCCAACATCCTGCACGTCTTTATTGGCAAAAAAACGCCGGAAAGCGGCGCAGGTGAACTTCCGCTCAACAAGTAG
- a CDS encoding type IV pilus twitching motility protein PilT, with translation MSEVKSVTDYLRITVEYGGSDLHLSSGAPPAARIDGVLKPLETFCLNDEVTKSLIMDTLTESQRAELEQDWELDFAIQVDDIGRFRGNAHFTRGHVEASFRYIPTEIPNLAELGHYPIIEHICQLRRGLVLVTGITGSGKSTTMASMIKRVSETRSGVIITIEDPIEFVYPHMSCLVKQREVGSDTKSFPKALRQSLRQDPDVIVVSELRDLETIRIALTAAETGHLVIATLHTVDAPQSIDRLVDVFPPDQQQQIVAQLANVCEAIVSQRLIPTANGQGRVLASEVLRMNHGLRTCIRERKIEQVVGLMEIGQAEGMHTIDECLAQLLAANQITQQEAIFNCRDRKRFEPTNKK, from the coding sequence ATGAGCGAAGTTAAAAGCGTCACCGATTACCTCAGGATCACCGTCGAATACGGAGGTTCCGATTTACACCTATCCAGTGGAGCTCCACCCGCAGCCCGAATCGATGGTGTGCTCAAACCTCTGGAAACCTTCTGTCTCAATGACGAGGTCACCAAGTCCCTGATCATGGACACCCTCACCGAGTCGCAACGGGCCGAACTCGAACAAGACTGGGAGCTCGACTTCGCCATCCAGGTGGATGACATCGGCCGTTTCCGTGGCAACGCCCACTTCACCCGGGGGCATGTCGAGGCATCATTCCGCTACATCCCCACCGAGATCCCGAATCTGGCCGAACTCGGCCACTACCCGATCATCGAGCATATTTGCCAGCTGCGCAGAGGCTTGGTGCTGGTCACCGGCATCACCGGCTCAGGCAAATCCACGACCATGGCATCGATGATCAAACGCGTCTCTGAAACCCGCTCCGGAGTGATTATCACCATCGAAGACCCGATCGAGTTTGTCTACCCTCACATGTCCTGCCTGGTCAAACAACGGGAGGTTGGCAGCGATACCAAGTCGTTTCCCAAAGCGCTGCGCCAATCCTTGAGACAAGACCCCGATGTCATCGTTGTCTCCGAGCTCCGGGATCTCGAAACCATCCGGATCGCGCTCACCGCCGCCGAAACCGGCCACCTTGTCATCGCTACCCTCCACACCGTGGACGCCCCTCAGAGTATCGACCGACTTGTCGATGTGTTCCCTCCGGATCAGCAACAACAAATCGTCGCCCAACTCGCCAACGTTTGTGAAGCCATCGTCTCCCAACGGCTGATCCCGACAGCCAACGGCCAGGGGCGCGTGCTTGCTTCTGAAGTTCTCAGAATGAACCACGGGCTACGCACCTGCATCCGGGAACGAAAAATCGAACAGGTTGTCGGTTTGATGGAAATTGGTCAGGCCGAAGGTATGCACACCATCGACGAATGCCTCGCCCAACTGCTCGCAGCCAATCAAATCACGCAACAAGAAGCGATTTTCAATTGCCGGGACCGCAAGCGCTTCGAACCTACCAACAAAAAATAA
- a CDS encoding ABC transporter ATP-binding protein encodes MTSPIIKTNNLSLSIGKSRLLKDVSFSVGKGERVAIVGANGAGKTTLLKCLLGLLKPERGEMEIDGRGMPGYSRLELARKLAYVPQLLEASVPFTVLDFVMMGRYAHEGGMGQGDQEGLRIAMDALQQIGMESFARRTLSTLSGGERQKACIAAALAQQAPVLVLDEPSAHLDPRQREEIHHILCEIGRRQGVTVLAVTHDLNWAAMDYDRMLGMSDGRVVFDGTPAAFMTPENLRLVFGVDFSLHPHPVTGDPIVIPAARKESV; translated from the coding sequence ATGACGAGCCCAATCATTAAGACCAACAACCTGTCGCTCAGCATCGGGAAATCCCGACTGCTCAAAGACGTGTCGTTTTCGGTGGGTAAAGGTGAGCGGGTGGCGATCGTTGGAGCCAATGGCGCGGGGAAGACGACCTTGCTGAAGTGTTTGCTAGGCTTGCTAAAACCAGAGCGGGGTGAGATGGAAATTGATGGCCGCGGTATGCCTGGCTATTCACGACTCGAGTTGGCTCGCAAGCTTGCGTATGTTCCCCAGTTGCTTGAAGCGAGTGTGCCTTTTACGGTTCTGGACTTTGTGATGATGGGCCGGTATGCCCACGAAGGGGGGATGGGGCAGGGCGATCAGGAAGGCTTGCGCATCGCGATGGATGCCTTGCAGCAGATCGGAATGGAATCCTTTGCCCGGCGAACTTTATCCACGTTAAGTGGTGGGGAACGCCAAAAAGCGTGTATTGCCGCGGCCCTGGCCCAGCAGGCCCCCGTGCTGGTTCTCGATGAACCGTCGGCGCATCTCGACCCACGCCAGCGTGAGGAGATCCACCATATTTTATGTGAAATCGGGAGGAGACAAGGCGTGACGGTGCTGGCCGTGACGCACGACTTGAACTGGGCGGCGATGGATTACGACCGCATGTTGGGCATGTCTGATGGCAGGGTGGTGTTTGACGGCACCCCTGCTGCGTTTATGACTCCGGAGAACCTGCGCTTGGTGTTTGGGGTGGACTTTTCCCTTCATCCTCACCCGGTGACTGGAGATCCGATTGTGATCCCGGCGGCTAGAAAGGAGAGCGTTTGA
- the nadC gene encoding carboxylating nicotinate-nucleotide diphosphorylase codes for MDAVTNQLIDLALQEDIGTGDVTSKYFVPEDKQTESSIYAKADGVVAGLDVAKEVFSRIDASLNVVVLKQDGDPIAYGDHVLEISGSARSILTAERTALNFLQRLSGIASQTAEYVRMVEGTVARVLDTRKTTPGWRAIEKAAVVAGGGSNHRMGLYDRAMVKDNHLVAENKLEALQDAIDRLKQDQPDVEVELEADTLDQVKGFLSLDGVDHLLLDNMSNEQMKLAVAMRDAADRKPLLEASGGVNLETMAGIARTGVDFISVGALTHSAVALDLSLEFQ; via the coding sequence ATGGACGCAGTGACGAACCAGTTGATCGATTTGGCCTTGCAGGAGGATATTGGCACCGGGGATGTGACCTCGAAGTACTTTGTCCCTGAGGATAAACAAACGGAATCCTCTATTTATGCCAAGGCGGACGGCGTGGTCGCTGGCTTGGATGTAGCCAAAGAGGTGTTTTCCCGGATTGATGCATCCTTGAATGTGGTGGTCTTGAAGCAAGATGGTGATCCGATTGCCTACGGTGACCACGTGTTGGAAATATCTGGCTCTGCACGCTCCATCTTGACGGCTGAACGAACCGCTCTGAATTTTTTGCAGCGCTTGTCCGGCATCGCGAGCCAAACCGCGGAGTATGTGCGCATGGTCGAGGGGACGGTGGCCAGAGTTCTGGATACACGCAAGACGACCCCAGGGTGGAGAGCGATAGAGAAAGCTGCTGTTGTCGCAGGTGGTGGAAGCAATCACCGCATGGGTTTGTATGACCGGGCGATGGTGAAAGATAATCATCTGGTGGCAGAGAATAAACTGGAGGCTTTGCAGGATGCGATTGACCGGCTGAAGCAAGACCAGCCGGATGTGGAAGTTGAATTGGAAGCGGACACGCTGGATCAGGTGAAGGGGTTTTTGTCTCTCGATGGTGTGGATCATCTTTTGCTTGATAACATGAGCAACGAGCAGATGAAGCTGGCGGTTGCCATGCGAGATGCCGCGGATCGGAAGCCATTGTTGGAAGCCAGTGGGGGGGTGAATCTCGAGACCATGGCGGGCATTGCCCGGACAGGGGTGGATTTTATTTCTGTTGGCGCGCTTACGCACTCGGCGGTGGCTCTGGATTTGTCTTTGGAGTTTCAATAA
- a CDS encoding TonB-dependent receptor, with the protein MNRKCALLKSAEMTGLRGFAAGSVLLASFGVSAAQDVQQSQDRAEAEVKSKPKEEFLAPTTVMANRVETELAKVGNSVTVLDVGLLETQGVRNLDEALKFVPGVVSDSVGGQRGSTSDVYFRGTRTAHAHVVVDGMRISDANTSAVGIKQFLGNNNLGGLSNVEVLRGPQGALYGGDSIGGVIGIYSEKGEGPYHGDLFVEGGSFNSWNSILSMQGSEGDFSYSLGLGYETTENDLDHNDFDSFSYALRLDYVVNPCLNVGLTWRGADSTYQGPQVGRYYSGPDETDLTYNLGTLFAEYEVNDQWVSKLTLGVYDQDSEFESLAPNPNGPVVPYLNDEDITKYAAYWDNTVKWNDQHTTVAGLVYEDSDFSYANSFGSADDRTRTQYGLYVNHIWDVTEQFNVSGGARWENYDDDGKNGYDDDVVTWRVASAYTVSQTDSIVRASVGHGFRLPAFTEMYGYGAGFYSELDPEESLGWDFGVEQPFCDGQYKIGVTYFGNRIEDAITSVPPVYDNNWNLIQPGSYENADGVTETSGIEASAEAHFLDQRLSVYLSYTWLDRALVDIPENSLGLRLHGRISDQLNAGVTASYLDSRSYGGNTMDSYTLINLYGNYEVNENLAFNARVENLFDEHYEYYNGYGSVYPGRGIGFFGGITLSW; encoded by the coding sequence ATGAACAGAAAATGCGCACTCTTGAAGAGTGCAGAAATGACGGGCCTGCGCGGATTTGCAGCGGGCAGTGTATTGTTGGCGAGTTTCGGCGTGTCTGCCGCTCAGGATGTCCAACAAAGTCAAGACCGGGCAGAAGCCGAGGTGAAATCGAAGCCGAAGGAAGAGTTTTTGGCTCCTACCACTGTGATGGCCAACCGGGTTGAAACCGAATTGGCCAAAGTGGGGAACTCGGTGACGGTGCTCGATGTGGGCTTGTTGGAAACCCAGGGAGTCCGAAATCTTGACGAGGCTCTGAAATTTGTGCCAGGTGTTGTCTCCGATTCGGTGGGCGGCCAGAGAGGTTCTACCTCTGACGTTTATTTCCGGGGAACCCGGACCGCTCATGCGCACGTCGTCGTTGATGGTATGCGCATTAGCGATGCGAATACCTCTGCTGTTGGGATTAAACAATTTCTTGGAAATAACAATCTGGGTGGCTTGTCTAACGTAGAGGTATTACGTGGGCCTCAAGGGGCACTCTACGGTGGTGACTCCATTGGAGGGGTCATCGGTATCTACTCAGAAAAGGGAGAAGGACCTTATCACGGCGATCTGTTTGTTGAAGGTGGATCGTTCAACTCGTGGAATTCCATTCTTAGCATGCAGGGGTCCGAGGGAGACTTTTCGTATTCCTTGGGGCTTGGCTACGAAACCACAGAGAATGATCTGGATCATAATGATTTTGATTCATTTTCTTATGCCTTGCGCTTGGACTATGTCGTCAACCCTTGCCTGAATGTTGGCCTGACCTGGCGAGGTGCCGATTCTACCTATCAAGGGCCTCAAGTCGGACGGTATTATTCGGGTCCGGATGAAACGGATTTGACCTATAACTTGGGCACTTTGTTTGCCGAGTATGAAGTGAATGATCAATGGGTCAGCAAGTTGACCTTGGGTGTTTACGATCAAGATTCCGAATTTGAGAGTCTTGCCCCCAACCCCAATGGTCCGGTTGTGCCGTATCTCAATGATGAAGACATCACCAAATACGCTGCTTACTGGGATAACACCGTGAAGTGGAATGACCAACACACCACGGTAGCCGGCCTCGTTTACGAAGATTCCGATTTTTCCTACGCGAACAGTTTTGGGTCGGCGGATGATCGCACCCGGACCCAGTATGGATTGTATGTGAATCATATTTGGGATGTGACTGAACAATTCAACGTCAGCGGTGGTGCCCGGTGGGAGAACTACGACGATGATGGCAAAAATGGATACGATGACGATGTGGTCACCTGGCGTGTTGCTTCTGCTTACACGGTGTCTCAAACCGACTCGATCGTTCGAGCCAGTGTTGGGCATGGTTTCCGCCTTCCTGCATTCACTGAGATGTATGGATATGGGGCAGGATTCTACAGTGAGCTTGACCCCGAGGAGTCACTTGGTTGGGACTTTGGAGTGGAGCAGCCGTTTTGTGATGGTCAGTATAAGATCGGAGTGACTTACTTTGGTAATCGAATCGAGGATGCTATTACCAGTGTTCCTCCTGTTTATGATAACAATTGGAATTTGATTCAACCCGGTAGTTATGAAAATGCAGATGGCGTGACCGAAACCAGTGGTATCGAAGCTTCGGCTGAGGCTCATTTTCTTGATCAACGATTGAGTGTTTATCTGAGTTACACCTGGCTGGACCGGGCTCTGGTGGATATTCCTGAGAACTCCCTGGGGCTTCGCCTGCATGGGCGGATCAGTGATCAACTCAATGCCGGGGTGACGGCAAGCTATCTGGATTCCCGCAGTTACGGTGGTAATACGATGGATTCCTACACCCTGATCAACCTGTATGGCAATTATGAGGTAAATGAGAACCTGGCCTTTAATGCCCGCGTTGAGAACCTGTTCGACGAACATTACGAATACTACAACGGATACGGGAGTGTTTACCCCGGACGCGGAATCGGTTTCTTCGGTGGCATTACCCTCAGCTGGTAA
- a CDS encoding PDZ domain-containing protein, whose protein sequence is MMMKLSVFRLVLLALMSWGAVHAAEDTPKNAPKDALKVSAEVLNQMASDQFEQREQAYGELKSWAAKHRQQAPEILYQVWKGVDNPEVKARCHALMKQSAIQRKFGKGKGFVGIMMDPVGQVAIRVLQVLPNTPAQKAGLQPGDVIVGIDALDFSELKEKKASFDARDTFQAYVSGKQPDDVVTLHLERGGAKLDKQVTLMKRPASADRGIFGQGQDRAKLEAEAFFKQWFMGMENAPSKEKN, encoded by the coding sequence ATGATGATGAAGTTGTCTGTGTTCCGTTTGGTGCTGCTTGCCTTGATGAGCTGGGGAGCGGTGCATGCTGCCGAGGATACTCCAAAGAATGCGCCCAAGGATGCGCTCAAGGTGTCGGCGGAGGTTTTGAATCAAATGGCCTCGGATCAATTTGAGCAGCGGGAACAAGCCTACGGCGAGCTCAAATCGTGGGCTGCAAAACACCGTCAGCAAGCACCCGAAATCCTTTACCAAGTGTGGAAGGGGGTGGATAACCCTGAGGTAAAAGCCCGCTGTCATGCGCTGATGAAGCAGTCGGCGATCCAACGGAAATTTGGCAAGGGGAAAGGTTTTGTCGGGATCATGATGGACCCGGTCGGGCAGGTTGCGATTCGGGTGTTACAGGTGCTGCCTAACACTCCTGCCCAGAAGGCAGGGCTTCAGCCAGGAGATGTGATTGTCGGTATCGATGCCTTGGATTTTTCAGAGCTGAAGGAGAAAAAGGCGAGCTTCGATGCCCGGGATACGTTTCAAGCTTATGTGTCAGGAAAACAGCCGGACGATGTGGTGACCCTTCACCTTGAGAGAGGGGGGGCGAAGCTAGACAAACAGGTCACGCTGATGAAGCGTCCGGCATCTGCCGATCGCGGGATTTTTGGGCAAGGTCAGGACCGGGCGAAGCTGGAAGCCGAGGCCTTTTTCAAGCAGTGGTTCATGGGGATGGAGAACGCTCCTTCGAAAGAGAAGAACTAG